In Sulfitobacter sp. OXR-159, one DNA window encodes the following:
- a CDS encoding ABC transporter permease, translating into MNRNLFLGAVLTSVFLLAALISFVWTPYDYAGLDIANKLHSPSLAHPMGTDHFGRDILSMIMVGARTSIAVALVAVGIGMGAGVPLGLWAAARRGSLVDEVIMRGNDLVFAFPAIVIAILITAVFGAGAINAIIAIGIFNIPVFARITRGAALSLWQREFILAARVAGKSAARISAEHILPNVANLLIVQGTIQFSLGILAEAGLSYVGLGAQPPVPSWGRMLADAQTMVSIAPHMALMPGFAIILTVLGLNLMGDGLRDMLDPRLRVART; encoded by the coding sequence ATGAACCGCAACCTGTTTCTTGGGGCCGTGTTGACCTCGGTCTTTTTGCTGGCGGCGCTGATCTCCTTTGTCTGGACGCCTTATGACTATGCCGGGCTCGACATCGCGAACAAGCTGCACAGCCCGTCGCTGGCGCATCCGATGGGCACGGATCACTTTGGCCGCGATATTCTGAGCATGATCATGGTCGGCGCGCGGACCTCTATCGCCGTGGCGTTGGTGGCGGTGGGCATCGGCATGGGCGCGGGCGTGCCGCTGGGGCTTTGGGCCGCAGCGCGGCGTGGGAGCCTTGTGGATGAAGTCATCATGCGCGGCAATGATCTGGTCTTTGCCTTTCCGGCCATTGTCATCGCCATTTTGATCACGGCGGTCTTTGGCGCCGGGGCGATCAATGCGATCATTGCCATCGGCATCTTTAACATCCCCGTTTTCGCCCGGATCACCCGCGGTGCGGCGCTGTCTTTGTGGCAACGTGAATTCATCCTCGCCGCGCGGGTCGCCGGTAAATCCGCCGCGCGTATCTCGGCGGAGCATATCCTGCCCAATGTCGCCAATCTGCTGATCGTGCAGGGGACCATCCAATTCTCTCTGGGTATCCTTGCCGAAGCGGGGCTGAGCTACGTCGGCCTTGGCGCGCAGCCGCCGGTGCCGTCATGGGGCCGGATGTTGGCCGATGCGCAGACGATGGTCAGCATCGCGCCGCATATGGCCTTGATGCCCGGTTTCGCAATCATTCTGACGGTTCTGGGGTTGAACTTGATGGGTGACGGGCTGCGGGACATGCTTGATCCCCGCCTGAGGGTGGCACGCACATGA
- a CDS encoding dipeptide ABC transporter ATP-binding protein: MTLLTVSNLSLSIHGLRILDGVTFSVAPGEIVAVTGESGSGKSMTALAAMQLLPKGATTTGHIMLGDDDLSQMSEATLCGVRGNDIGMVFQEPMTALNPVQTIGRQVAETIRVHEPSVSRAEAEARAAETLTRVGLPQDRFPLSRYPHELSGGQRQRVVIAIAIALRPRLLIADEPTTALDVTTQAQILTLLTRLAREDGMGLLMITHDLAVVADMADRIIVMRKGQIVEQGETQSLLRDMRHPYTKMLFEASRHEVNLPTPPAPVPLLEVKGVCRDYHLPRKTLFGAPGRFRAVDNLSFTLNRGERLGLVGESGCGKSTLTRAILGLEQVQEGSITVDGQPVFTGTKPNLAVRRKMQVVFQDPFGSFNPRHRVDRLVTEPFHLLDSAPQGAERTRAIDEALTAVGLRPADARKYIHEFSGGQRQRIAIARALIIRPELILFDEAVSALDVSVRAQILDLLAELCGHYDLTYLFISHDLSVVRTVTDRVLVMQSGKIVEAGETALVFDAPQHEYTKSLIAAAPVLPDLPQPVG; encoded by the coding sequence ATGACGCTTTTGACTGTCTCCAATCTCTCGCTGTCGATCCACGGGCTGCGCATCCTCGACGGGGTGACCTTCTCTGTCGCGCCGGGCGAAATCGTCGCCGTGACCGGGGAAAGCGGCTCGGGCAAGTCGATGACCGCGCTGGCGGCGATGCAACTGCTGCCTAAGGGGGCCACGACCACCGGCCATATCATGCTGGGCGATGACGATCTGAGCCAGATGAGCGAAGCGACGCTGTGCGGCGTGCGCGGCAATGACATCGGCATGGTGTTTCAAGAGCCGATGACCGCGCTGAACCCGGTACAGACCATCGGTCGCCAAGTGGCCGAAACCATCCGCGTGCATGAGCCCAGCGTCTCACGCGCCGAGGCCGAGGCCCGCGCCGCCGAAACGCTGACCCGCGTCGGCCTGCCCCAAGACCGCTTCCCCCTGTCGCGCTATCCGCATGAGTTGAGCGGCGGGCAGCGCCAGCGGGTGGTGATCGCCATCGCCATCGCCCTGCGTCCCCGTCTGCTGATCGCGGATGAGCCGACCACAGCGTTGGATGTGACCACACAGGCGCAAATCCTTACCCTGCTGACCCGTCTGGCGCGCGAAGATGGCATGGGGCTGTTGATGATCACCCATGACCTTGCCGTCGTGGCCGATATGGCCGACCGGATCATCGTCATGCGCAAGGGCCAGATTGTCGAGCAAGGAGAGACTCAGAGCCTGCTGCGCGACATGCGCCACCCCTATACCAAGATGCTCTTCGAGGCCTCCCGCCATGAGGTCAACCTGCCCACGCCACCCGCGCCCGTGCCGCTGTTGGAGGTCAAGGGCGTCTGTCGTGACTATCATCTGCCGCGCAAAACGCTGTTTGGTGCGCCCGGTAGGTTCCGCGCGGTGGACAACCTCAGCTTTACCCTGAACCGGGGGGAGCGGTTGGGCTTGGTGGGGGAATCCGGTTGCGGAAAATCGACCCTGACGCGGGCGATTTTGGGTCTGGAACAGGTGCAAGAGGGCAGCATCACCGTCGATGGTCAGCCCGTCTTTACCGGGACAAAGCCGAACCTTGCCGTGCGCCGCAAGATGCAGGTGGTGTTCCAAGACCCTTTCGGCAGCTTCAATCCGCGCCACCGCGTTGATCGGTTGGTGACTGAGCCTTTCCACCTGCTCGACAGCGCGCCGCAGGGGGCGGAGCGGACCCGCGCGATTGACGAAGCGCTGACCGCCGTGGGGCTGCGCCCCGCAGATGCGCGCAAATACATTCACGAATTCTCGGGCGGACAGCGGCAGCGGATCGCCATTGCCCGCGCGCTGATCATCCGGCCAGAGCTGATCCTTTTCGACGAGGCGGTCAGCGCGCTGGATGTCTCAGTCCGGGCGCAGATCCTTGATCTGCTGGCCGAGCTTTGCGGCCATTATGACCTGACCTATCTCTTTATCTCGCACGACCTGTCGGTGGTGCGTACGGTGACGGACCGGGTGCTGGTGATGCAGTCCGGCAAGATCGTAGAGGCCGGAGAGACCGCGCTGGTCTTCGATGCGCCGCAGCATGAATATACCAAATCACTCATCGCCGCCGCGCCGGTTCTGCCGGATTTGCCCCAGCCTGTAGGATAG
- a CDS encoding TAXI family TRAP transporter solute-binding subunit, with product MKMFKMLAMTGAMVAGTAAMAQEKFITIGTGGQTGVYFVVGQSICRLVNRGTADHNLKCTAPSTGGSIANINAIKAGDMDMGVAQSDWQFHAYNGSSQFEGDKFDNLRAVFSVHGEPFNVIARADSGIESFDDLKGKRVNIGNPGSGQRATMEVVMDAKGWTLDDFALASELKPAEQAAALGDNKVDAIIYTVGHPNGSIQEAVSTIDAKLIPVDGDAIQGLIDDNPYYAEATVPGGMYKGTDEDVKTFGVKATFVTSADVDDDVVYQVVKAVFDNFDRFKRLHPAFENLTQEEMISGGLSAPLHPGAEKYYKEQGWIE from the coding sequence ATGAAAATGTTCAAAATGCTCGCGATGACCGGTGCCATGGTGGCCGGCACTGCGGCCATGGCGCAGGAAAAGTTCATCACCATCGGCACCGGTGGCCAGACAGGCGTTTACTTCGTCGTCGGTCAGTCGATCTGCCGTCTGGTGAACCGCGGCACAGCGGATCACAACCTGAAATGCACCGCGCCCTCCACCGGCGGGTCCATCGCCAACATCAACGCGATCAAAGCGGGCGACATGGACATGGGCGTTGCCCAGTCCGACTGGCAGTTCCACGCCTACAACGGCTCCTCGCAGTTCGAAGGCGACAAGTTCGACAACCTGCGCGCGGTCTTCTCCGTGCATGGTGAGCCGTTCAACGTCATCGCCCGTGCCGACAGCGGCATCGAGTCCTTTGACGACCTCAAAGGAAAGCGCGTCAACATCGGCAACCCCGGTTCCGGTCAGCGCGCCACCATGGAAGTCGTGATGGACGCCAAAGGCTGGACACTGGACGATTTCGCACTGGCTTCCGAACTGAAGCCGGCCGAGCAGGCCGCCGCTCTGGGCGACAACAAAGTGGATGCGATCATCTACACCGTTGGCCACCCGAATGGTTCCATCCAAGAAGCCGTGTCGACCATCGACGCCAAGCTGATCCCCGTGGATGGTGATGCGATCCAAGGCCTGATCGACGACAACCCCTATTATGCCGAGGCCACCGTGCCGGGCGGCATGTACAAGGGCACCGACGAAGACGTGAAAACCTTCGGCGTGAAAGCGACCTTTGTGACATCCGCTGATGTGGATGACGATGTGGTCTATCAGGTCGTGAAAGCTGTCTTTGACAACTTCGACCGTTTCAAGCGTCTGCACCCGGCGTTCGAGAACCTGACCCAAGAAGAGATGATCTCGGGCGGTCTGTCTGCGCCGCTGCACCCCGGCGCAGAGAAGTATTACAAAGAGCAAGGTTGGATCGAGTAA
- a CDS encoding TRAP transporter permease: MSEKDQQKAAAVETAATGDRGGLSQAELDELVASSDTGGRAVSGLMGTLLLLVALAWSLFQLYIASPIGLFNDTLARSIHLGFAVFLGIMVFPATRTSFQVALGVIVPAVLAALFMVSTKDSTAIWWIPIPALFVIATVLLGSPKNRIPIWEWALAIVGTFCALYLFIFYREIANRVGAPILPDYIAGVTGLLILLEATRRALGPALMIVASIFLFYTVLGPSMPSIIAHKGNSLSEIVNHQWITTEGVFGIALGVSTSFVFLFVLFGSLLDRAGAGNYFIQVAFSLMGHMRGGPAKAAVVASAMTGLISGSSIANVVTTGTFTIPLMKKVGFNSEKAGAVEVASSVNGQIMPPVMGAAAFLMVEYVGIPYFDVVKHAFLPAVISYIALVYIVHLEAMKAGMQGLPRAYTPKPLVQQLIGIAFAIIAICALSFAVYYLMGWIRPAFPETAGYIIFVFLTAVYVGLLYVASKEEPLKLDDPNAEVTSLPMPGPTARSGLHFILPVVVLVWALMVDRLSPGLSAFWAAAYMIFILLTQRPLMAMFRGESQFVNDVKAGVLDLIDGLVTGARNMIGIGIATATAGIIVGAVSQTGVGSALADVVEVLSGGNILAILFLTAVLSLILGMGLPTTANYIVVSALLAPVIVTLGQQNGLIVPLIAVHLFVFYFGIMADVTPPVGLASFAAAAVSGGDPIRTGLVAFFYSLRTAALPFLFIFNTELLLIGVTWGQGLFIFVVATVAMLLFAAATQGWFLARNRFYETIALLLIAFTLFRPGFWMDMVYPPYSEEAPTEIVQAAEETPAGERLRLRVAGVNDLGDPLEFVALLPIGAGETGAEKLEAAGLMFREDGDKMIIDDVLYDSPAQGAGLDWDQEVLRVLKPMPQPSKYWMFIPALLLLALVVFLQRGRAARDTRKPATA; the protein is encoded by the coding sequence ATGTCTGAGAAGGACCAGCAAAAGGCGGCGGCTGTCGAAACCGCCGCAACCGGTGACCGAGGCGGACTGAGCCAGGCGGAACTGGACGAACTTGTCGCTTCTTCTGATACGGGCGGCCGTGCTGTCAGCGGGCTGATGGGCACCTTGCTGCTGTTGGTGGCACTGGCTTGGTCGCTGTTTCAACTCTACATCGCGTCACCCATTGGTCTGTTCAATGATACGCTGGCCCGCTCCATTCACTTGGGCTTTGCCGTATTCCTTGGCATCATGGTGTTCCCGGCCACGCGCACCAGCTTTCAGGTGGCGCTTGGTGTCATCGTTCCGGCCGTTCTTGCCGCGCTCTTTATGGTCAGCACCAAAGATTCGACCGCGATTTGGTGGATCCCGATCCCCGCACTTTTCGTGATTGCGACAGTGCTGCTCGGCTCGCCCAAGAACCGCATTCCAATCTGGGAATGGGCCTTAGCCATCGTCGGCACCTTTTGTGCGCTCTACCTCTTTATCTTCTACCGCGAGATCGCCAACCGCGTCGGCGCGCCGATCCTGCCAGACTATATCGCAGGGGTTACCGGACTGTTAATCCTGCTCGAAGCCACCCGCCGCGCCCTTGGGCCTGCGTTGATGATCGTGGCGAGCATTTTTCTTTTCTACACCGTGCTTGGCCCTTCTATGCCCAGCATCATCGCCCATAAGGGCAACAGCCTGTCGGAGATCGTGAACCACCAGTGGATCACGACCGAGGGCGTCTTTGGCATCGCGCTTGGTGTGTCGACCTCTTTCGTGTTCCTCTTCGTGCTGTTCGGCTCGCTGTTGGACCGTGCGGGCGCGGGCAACTACTTCATTCAGGTCGCATTCAGCCTCATGGGCCACATGCGCGGCGGACCAGCGAAAGCGGCTGTTGTGGCATCCGCCATGACCGGCCTGATTTCCGGTTCCTCCATCGCGAACGTTGTGACCACCGGCACATTCACCATTCCGCTGATGAAGAAAGTGGGCTTCAACTCCGAAAAAGCAGGCGCGGTCGAGGTGGCCTCTTCGGTCAATGGCCAGATCATGCCGCCCGTGATGGGCGCTGCGGCGTTCCTGATGGTCGAGTATGTCGGCATTCCCTATTTCGACGTGGTCAAACACGCCTTCTTGCCTGCGGTTATCTCTTACATCGCGCTGGTCTACATCGTGCACCTTGAAGCGATGAAAGCCGGGATGCAGGGTCTGCCCCGCGCCTATACGCCCAAGCCGCTGGTGCAACAGTTGATCGGCATCGCCTTTGCGATCATCGCGATCTGCGCGCTGTCCTTTGCCGTATATTACCTGATGGGCTGGATCCGCCCGGCCTTCCCTGAGACAGCGGGCTACATCATCTTTGTCTTCCTCACGGCGGTCTATGTTGGCCTGCTCTATGTGGCGAGTAAGGAAGAACCGTTGAAACTGGACGATCCCAATGCTGAGGTGACATCGTTGCCGATGCCCGGGCCGACCGCGCGGTCAGGGCTGCATTTCATCCTGCCTGTCGTCGTGCTGGTCTGGGCGCTGATGGTCGACCGCCTGTCGCCCGGCCTTTCGGCCTTTTGGGCGGCGGCTTACATGATCTTTATCCTGCTGACACAGCGCCCGTTGATGGCGATGTTCCGCGGCGAAAGCCAGTTTGTGAACGACGTGAAGGCGGGTGTGCTTGACCTGATCGACGGATTGGTCACCGGCGCACGCAACATGATCGGTATCGGCATCGCCACGGCAACGGCTGGTATCATCGTGGGCGCGGTGAGCCAGACCGGCGTCGGCTCGGCGCTGGCGGATGTGGTTGAGGTGCTCTCGGGCGGCAATATCCTTGCGATCCTCTTCCTGACCGCGGTCCTGTCGCTGATTCTTGGCATGGGCTTGCCCACCACTGCGAACTACATCGTCGTCTCGGCCCTGTTGGCGCCGGTGATCGTGACATTGGGTCAGCAGAACGGGCTGATCGTGCCGCTGATCGCCGTGCACCTCTTTGTGTTCTACTTCGGCATCATGGCCGATGTGACCCCGCCGGTCGGCTTGGCCAGTTTCGCCGCCGCCGCCGTTTCGGGCGGTGATCCGATCCGCACGGGTCTCGTGGCCTTCTTCTACTCCCTGCGCACAGCTGCGCTGCCGTTCCTGTTTATCTTCAACACGGAACTGCTCTTGATTGGCGTCACATGGGGGCAGGGGCTGTTCATCTTTGTCGTGGCAACCGTGGCGATGCTGCTTTTCGCCGCCGCGACCCAAGGCTGGTTTTTGGCCCGCAACCGTTTCTATGAAACCATCGCGCTGCTGCTGATTGCCTTTACCCTGTTCCGCCCGGGGTTCTGGATGGACATGGTCTATCCGCCCTATAGCGAAGAAGCGCCGACCGAGATCGTGCAGGCGGCTGAGGAAACGCCCGCCGGTGAGCGGCTGCGCCTGCGCGTTGCGGGAGTGAACGATCTGGGCGATCCGCTGGAATTCGTCGCGCTGCTGCCGATTGGCGCGGGCGAGACGGGGGCCGAGAAGCTGGAAGCCGCAGGTCTCATGTTCCGCGAGGATGGCGACAAGATGATCATCGACGATGTCCTCTACGATAGCCCTGCGCAGGGCGCGGGCCTTGATTGGGACCAAGAGGTGCTGCGCGTGCTGAAACCGATGCCGCAACCCAGCAAATATTGGATGTTCATCCCCGCGCTGTTGCTGCTGGCACTGGTCGTCTTCCTGCAACGGGGCCGTGCCGCGCGTGACACCCGCAAGCCCGCGACAGCCTGA
- a CDS encoding universal stress protein — protein sequence MFDNILLTVDLSDPKSWEKALPQAVDMIRLSKGTLHILSVVPDMGTPLVEGFFPADYEKQATGRAAKALEKLVEREVPDDVKVKQHLKFGKIHREALKTIKKSNADLVVMGSEHPDSLREFLVGSNADRIVRRSPVSVLVVRA from the coding sequence ATGTTTGACAATATCTTGCTGACTGTTGACCTGAGTGACCCAAAATCATGGGAGAAAGCGCTGCCGCAGGCGGTGGATATGATCCGTCTGTCCAAGGGCACCCTGCATATCCTGTCGGTCGTGCCTGACATGGGCACGCCGCTGGTCGAAGGGTTCTTTCCCGCAGATTACGAAAAACAGGCCACAGGCCGCGCGGCCAAGGCGCTTGAAAAGCTAGTCGAGCGTGAAGTGCCTGATGACGTAAAGGTGAAGCAGCACCTCAAGTTCGGCAAAATCCACCGCGAGGCGCTGAAAACGATAAAGAAATCAAACGCCGATCTGGTGGTCATGGGATCTGAGCACCCCGACAGCCTGCGCGAATTCCTCGTCGGCTCCAATGCCGACCGCATTGTGCGTCGTTCGCCTGTTTCCGTTCTGGTCGTGAGGGCGTAA
- a CDS encoding carbon-nitrogen hydrolase family protein produces the protein MTPFAIAGVQMYVNALQPNVDGMIQRLDILMARFPWTQMVLFSELAPFGPLDRFALPPENETIEQFQAAARRHRVWLIPGSMFLKHPEDGRVYNTSVVINPEGEVVRRYAKMFPFRPYEAGIAAGNEFCIFDVPDVGRFGLSICYDMWFPETTRQLTSQGVEVLLHPVLTGTTDRDAELAIARATAAQFQCYIFDVNGLGAGGVGKSCVVDPTSMVLHQSAGQEDMFPIEIDLNMVRRQRETGMKGLGQLLKSFRDRPTDFPVYDRDSGADAFLHTLGPLEVPQQGSRAGLHVDVPAQQVPAEIPAYKGKNGFPPEPLASATAGTAPEVAQTPAPAAPAAAMPDPQTTPETPGQNDNTSG, from the coding sequence ATGACCCCTTTCGCGATTGCCGGCGTGCAGATGTACGTCAATGCCTTGCAGCCCAATGTCGATGGCATGATCCAGCGGCTCGACATTCTGATGGCACGCTTCCCTTGGACGCAGATGGTGCTGTTCTCTGAACTGGCGCCTTTCGGCCCGCTCGACCGGTTTGCCCTGCCGCCCGAGAACGAGACGATTGAACAGTTTCAGGCCGCCGCGCGGCGGCACCGCGTCTGGCTGATCCCCGGTTCGATGTTCCTAAAGCATCCCGAAGATGGCCGGGTCTATAACACTTCCGTCGTCATCAACCCCGAAGGCGAAGTGGTGCGCCGCTATGCCAAGATGTTCCCATTCCGGCCCTATGAGGCCGGGATCGCGGCGGGCAATGAATTCTGCATCTTCGACGTGCCAGATGTGGGCCGCTTTGGCCTGTCGATCTGCTATGACATGTGGTTCCCCGAGACGACGCGCCAGCTGACCTCTCAGGGTGTCGAAGTGCTGTTGCACCCGGTTTTGACTGGCACCACGGACCGCGACGCAGAGCTTGCCATCGCGCGGGCCACGGCGGCGCAGTTCCAGTGCTATATCTTTGACGTGAACGGCCTTGGCGCTGGCGGTGTGGGCAAGTCCTGTGTCGTTGATCCGACCTCGATGGTGCTGCACCAGTCGGCAGGCCAAGAAGACATGTTCCCGATTGAGATCGATCTCAACATGGTGCGCCGCCAGCGTGAGACGGGGATGAAGGGCTTGGGCCAGTTGCTCAAATCCTTCCGTGATCGCCCGACCGATTTCCCGGTCTATGACCGCGACAGCGGCGCGGATGCTTTCCTGCACACCCTCGGCCCGCTCGAAGTTCCGCAGCAGGGCAGCCGCGCGGGGCTGCATGTCGATGTGCCCGCCCAGCAGGTGCCTGCCGAGATCCCCGCCTATAAGGGCAAGAACGGTTTCCCGCCGGAACCGCTTGCCAGCGCCACCGCCGGCACCGCGCCGGAAGTGGCACAGACACCGGCGCCCGCGGCACCTGCTGCGGCCATGCCAGACCCACAAACAACGCCCGAAACACCCGGGCAGAACGACAATACCAGCGGCTAG
- a CDS encoding ornithine decarboxylase, with protein MHSMNDYSSAIQLRSDRWSALRAAAAAMSRDPKGKGAAQGRKEIEALFDSLALIEPYWAFPGMSAFDHMRRQFAHGNFEDLAFAVNRVTRALTTGAYRRRTIPLERDSLDQDEHDDEAMLPPEARALAKPYFEVLIVDNVSEQQERWLRSNVTRMRRSEDPFIYEAVVVPSLEDALIAVMFNHNIQAIVVRPGLTLKSKVDQQILTRYLARAGGRDEIDALEPESYGPELCRMIAKVRPELDAYLVTERSVEDIAGLDLGICRRVFYNQEDFMELHLNILRGVQARNKSPFFTALVEYSKQPTGVFHAMPISRGKSISRSHWIQDMGAFYGPNIFLAETSATSGGLDSLLEPHGPIKEAQELASRAFGSKQTFFATNGTSTCNKIVVQALVRPGDIVLVDRDCHKSHHYGMVLAGAQVSYLDSYPLNEYSMYGAVPLREIKHRLLELKAAGKLDRVRMLLLTNCTFDGLVYNVERVMEECLAIKPDLIFLWDEAWFAFARFSPTYRQRTAMNAANTLREKFKSDAHAEAYEAQQKTLKDADDETLLNTRLIPPPHARVRAYATQSTHKTLTSLRQGSMIHVNDQDFKGEVEQSFHEAYMTHTSTSPNYQIIASLDVGRRQVELEGFEFVQRQVEAAMSMRRAISEHALLRKYFKVLSAGDMIPEQHRESGVTSYYDVEQGWTDMWDCWEQDEFVLDATRVTLAVGGTGWDGDTFKTQILMDKYGIQINKTSRNTVLFMTNIGTTRSSVAYLIEVLVEIAKSLDDLLDDASRMERLSFDRRVTNLMENYPPLPDFSCFHEAFRAADTPEGDIRTPFFLAYDEKNCDYLDLNGSLQEVMDAGDTVVSASFIIPYPPGFPILVPGQVVSQEILDFMRALDVSEIHGYRPDLGLRVFTAEALKRVRRKDLSSSPV; from the coding sequence ATGCATTCTATGAACGACTATTCCTCGGCCATTCAACTGCGGTCGGATCGGTGGAGCGCCCTGCGCGCCGCCGCCGCCGCCATGTCGCGTGACCCTAAGGGCAAAGGCGCGGCGCAGGGCCGCAAGGAAATCGAGGCGCTGTTCGACTCGCTGGCCCTGATCGAGCCCTATTGGGCCTTTCCGGGCATGTCCGCCTTTGACCACATGCGCCGTCAGTTTGCCCATGGCAATTTCGAGGATCTGGCCTTTGCGGTGAACCGTGTGACCCGTGCGTTGACCACCGGCGCCTATCGCCGTCGCACGATCCCACTGGAACGCGACAGTCTGGATCAGGACGAGCACGACGACGAGGCGATGCTCCCGCCCGAGGCACGGGCGTTGGCGAAACCCTATTTCGAAGTGCTGATCGTCGACAATGTAAGCGAACAGCAAGAGCGCTGGCTGCGCAGCAATGTCACCCGCATGCGCCGCAGCGAAGACCCGTTTATCTACGAAGCCGTCGTGGTGCCGAGCCTCGAAGACGCGCTGATTGCGGTGATGTTCAACCACAACATCCAAGCCATTGTGGTGCGTCCGGGGCTGACGCTGAAGTCGAAAGTCGATCAGCAAATCCTGACCCGCTACCTCGCCCGCGCAGGGGGGCGGGATGAGATCGACGCGCTTGAGCCTGAAAGCTACGGTCCCGAACTCTGCCGGATGATCGCCAAGGTCCGGCCCGAGTTGGACGCCTATCTGGTCACCGAACGCTCGGTCGAGGATATCGCGGGGCTCGATCTGGGGATTTGTCGGCGGGTTTTCTACAACCAAGAAGACTTCATGGAATTACACCTCAACATCCTGCGGGGGGTGCAGGCGCGCAACAAGTCGCCCTTCTTCACCGCGCTGGTGGAATATTCCAAGCAGCCCACAGGCGTTTTCCACGCCATGCCCATCAGCCGCGGCAAGTCGATCTCGCGCTCGCACTGGATTCAGGACATGGGCGCGTTCTACGGGCCTAACATCTTCCTTGCGGAGACTTCGGCAACCTCCGGCGGCCTCGACAGTCTGCTAGAACCGCATGGCCCGATCAAAGAAGCACAGGAACTGGCAAGCCGCGCTTTCGGCTCTAAACAGACGTTTTTTGCCACCAACGGCACCTCGACCTGCAACAAGATCGTCGTGCAGGCGCTGGTGCGGCCCGGTGACATCGTGCTGGTCGACCGTGACTGCCACAAGAGCCACCACTATGGCATGGTGCTGGCCGGCGCGCAGGTCAGCTATCTCGACAGCTACCCGCTGAATGAATACTCGATGTATGGCGCGGTGCCGCTGCGCGAGATCAAGCACCGGCTGCTGGAGCTGAAAGCGGCGGGCAAGCTTGATCGGGTGCGGATGCTTTTGCTGACCAACTGCACCTTCGACGGGCTGGTCTATAACGTTGAGCGGGTGATGGAGGAATGTCTGGCGATCAAGCCCGATCTGATCTTCCTCTGGGATGAGGCGTGGTTCGCTTTCGCCCGGTTTAGCCCCACATATCGCCAGCGCACGGCGATGAACGCGGCCAATACCCTGCGCGAGAAATTCAAGTCTGACGCCCATGCCGAGGCCTATGAAGCGCAGCAAAAGACGCTGAAAGACGCGGATGATGAGACCCTGCTCAACACCCGGCTGATCCCGCCGCCCCACGCGCGGGTGCGGGCCTATGCCACGCAATCGACCCATAAGACGCTGACATCGCTGCGCCAAGGCTCAATGATCCACGTCAACGATCAGGACTTCAAAGGCGAGGTCGAGCAGAGCTTTCACGAAGCCTATATGACCCACACGTCAACCTCGCCAAACTACCAGATCATCGCCTCACTGGATGTCGGGCGACGGCAGGTGGAACTGGAAGGATTCGAATTTGTCCAACGGCAGGTCGAAGCGGCGATGTCTATGCGCCGCGCGATCAGCGAACACGCCTTGCTACGGAAGTATTTCAAAGTGCTTTCCGCCGGCGACATGATCCCCGAACAGCACCGCGAAAGCGGCGTCACCAGCTATTATGACGTGGAGCAGGGCTGGACTGATATGTGGGATTGTTGGGAGCAGGATGAGTTCGTCCTTGACGCCACCCGCGTTACCTTGGCCGTGGGCGGCACCGGTTGGGATGGCGATACCTTCAAGACGCAGATCCTGATGGATAAATACGGCATCCAGATCAACAAGACCTCGCGCAATACCGTGTTGTTCATGACCAACATCGGCACCACGCGCTCTTCGGTCGCCTATCTGATCGAAGTGCTGGTCGAGATCGCCAAATCGCTCGACGATCTTTTGGACGATGCCAGCCGGATGGAACGGCTGTCGTTTGACCGGCGTGTGACCAACCTGATGGAAAACTACCCCCCGCTGCCGGATTTCAGTTGCTTCCACGAAGCCTTCCGCGCCGCGGATACGCCCGAGGGGGACATTCGCACGCCCTTCTTCCTCGCCTATGATGAGAAAAACTGTGATTACCTCGACCTGAACGGCTCACTCCAAGAGGTAATGGACGCGGGCGATACCGTTGTCTCGGCCAGTTTCATCATCCCCTATCCGCCCGGCTTTCCGATCCTTGTCCCCGGACAGGTCGTCAGTCAGGAAATTCTCGACTTTATGCGTGCCTTGGACGTGAGCGAGATCCACGGATACCGGCCCGATCTGGGCCTGCGCGTCTTTACCGCGGAGGCGCTGAAACGCGTGCGCCGCAAAGACCTTTCTTCTTCACCCGTTTGA